Proteins from a genomic interval of Beijerinckia indica subsp. indica ATCC 9039:
- a CDS encoding CopD family protein has protein sequence MDYYLWFKALHIAAVVTWIGGMLVMGMALSHLLASPQPSKPENVRLVEAIRLWDGRVTTPAMLLAWALGITMAVTARWFPAPWLMVKLVFVLALSALHGLEAGALRKWERDPEGSPPAFLRHAPRLIVAVVIAIAILAVVKPF, from the coding sequence ATGGACTATTATCTTTGGTTCAAGGCGCTGCATATTGCGGCCGTGGTGACATGGATCGGCGGCATGCTGGTCATGGGCATGGCTCTTTCGCATCTCCTCGCCTCACCTCAGCCATCCAAGCCGGAAAATGTCCGCCTTGTCGAAGCAATCCGGCTATGGGATGGGCGCGTCACCACCCCCGCCATGCTGCTTGCCTGGGCGCTCGGCATCACCATGGCGGTGACGGCCCGCTGGTTTCCGGCTCCCTGGCTCATGGTGAAACTGGTTTTCGTCCTGGCTCTTTCAGCTCTGCATGGCCTCGAAGCCGGCGCCTTGCGCAAATGGGAGCGCGACCCAGAGGGATCACCCCCCGCATTTCTGCGTCATGCGCCACGTCTGATCGTGGCGGTGGTGATCGCGATAGCGATCCTGGCCGTCGTCAAACCGTTCTAA
- a CDS encoding TetR/AcrR family transcriptional regulator has protein sequence MAARPNSETEEPDARSKILEAASRLIASGGVAALTTRAVAAAAGVQAPTLYRLFGEKRGLLDAVAEHGLTAFIAQKVAAEPHPDPVQDLRDAWDSYVAFGLGNPAVFAIINEIGAAGPPSPAVLAGIAVLKKRVERIARSGRLKMPVERAVALIHAAGVGTVATLLSTPEGQRDPQLSTLALEAVLASLVTERPVQSHDDLTSLAVGLRTHLDEADALTPGERLLLTELLDRLAQAKG, from the coding sequence ATGGCAGCTCGACCTAACAGCGAGACAGAGGAGCCGGACGCGCGCTCTAAGATTCTCGAAGCCGCGTCCAGGCTCATCGCCAGCGGCGGTGTCGCGGCGCTGACGACACGGGCCGTGGCAGCAGCGGCGGGAGTACAGGCGCCGACATTGTACCGCTTATTTGGCGAGAAGCGCGGATTGCTCGATGCCGTGGCGGAACATGGGCTGACAGCCTTTATCGCGCAGAAGGTCGCGGCGGAGCCGCATCCCGATCCGGTCCAAGATTTGCGCGATGCGTGGGATTCCTATGTCGCGTTCGGACTCGGCAATCCGGCGGTCTTCGCGATCATAAACGAAATTGGCGCGGCAGGCCCTCCATCGCCGGCCGTGCTTGCCGGCATCGCTGTCCTGAAGAAACGGGTCGAGCGGATCGCTCGCTCCGGCCGTCTGAAAATGCCGGTGGAACGGGCTGTTGCGCTGATTCATGCTGCTGGGGTCGGCACCGTGGCGACCCTTCTCTCCACGCCTGAAGGACAGCGTGATCCGCAGCTTTCGACCCTTGCCCTGGAAGCCGTCCTCGCTTCGTTGGTTACGGAACGACCAGTGCAGTCGCACGATGACCTGACATCACTTGCGGTCGGACTTCGCACTCATCTCGACGAGGCTGATGCGTTAACACCCGGCGAGCGCCTGCTGCTGACGGAACTTCTGGACAGACTAGCACAAGCGAAGGGCTGA
- a CDS encoding DUF3817 domain-containing protein: MAAPLDKKAEERRDLQLMQWASLLEGTTLVLLVFIAVPLKHLGGCPIATSIMGPIHGLAFLFYVWMMFRLTASADWSKGEMARLLIAALIPFGAFANERILRKKAAEIDATA; this comes from the coding sequence ATGGCCGCTCCCCTCGATAAAAAGGCTGAAGAGCGAAGGGATTTACAGCTCATGCAATGGGCTTCGCTTCTCGAAGGCACAACCCTCGTCCTTCTCGTTTTCATCGCTGTGCCGCTCAAGCACCTAGGCGGCTGTCCGATCGCGACCTCCATCATGGGCCCGATCCACGGCCTGGCCTTTCTCTTCTATGTCTGGATGATGTTTCGGCTCACCGCTTCTGCGGATTGGTCGAAGGGCGAGATGGCCCGCCTGCTCATTGCAGCCCTTATTCCCTTCGGCGCTTTCGCGAACGAGCGTATCCTGCGCAAAAAAGCCGCCGAAATCGACGCGACAGCCTGA
- a CDS encoding beta-class carbonic anhydrase, with the protein MSEIRGEILAANQTYVDSFGEKGTLALPPARRFAILTCMDARLDPAKYAGLAEGDAHVIRNAGGRASDDAIRSLVISYKLLGTREWFVIHHTDCGMQLFDDDIIGDLLEQSLETATIDDQGWHDHGAGPGSVHGHYVKWLSFKDLAASVVEDVERIRSHPLVPGRIPIHGFIYDVKTGQLIEVSEAAKAGAPV; encoded by the coding sequence ATGTCCGAGATCCGTGGCGAGATCCTTGCCGCCAATCAAACCTATGTGGATTCCTTTGGCGAGAAGGGCACGCTCGCACTGCCGCCGGCCCGTCGCTTTGCCATTTTGACCTGTATGGACGCGCGTCTTGATCCCGCGAAATATGCTGGTCTCGCCGAGGGGGATGCCCATGTCATCCGCAATGCCGGTGGGCGCGCCAGTGATGATGCGATCAGATCGCTGGTCATCAGTTATAAATTGCTTGGCACGCGCGAATGGTTTGTGATCCACCACACCGATTGCGGCATGCAGCTTTTCGACGATGATATTATTGGCGATTTGCTGGAGCAGAGTTTAGAGACGGCGACGATCGACGACCAGGGTTGGCATGATCACGGGGCAGGCCCCGGCAGTGTTCATGGCCATTATGTCAAATGGCTGAGTTTCAAGGATCTGGCCGCGAGTGTGGTGGAGGATGTGGAGCGTATTCGTTCGCATCCACTCGTCCCTGGCCGAATTCCGATTCATGGCTTTATCTATGATGTCAAAACCGGCCAGCTGATCGAGGTATCGGAAGCCGCCAAAGCGGGAGCGCCCGTATAA